The proteins below are encoded in one region of Armatimonadota bacterium:
- a CDS encoding N-acetylmuramoyl-L-alanine amidase family protein, whose translation MARFGALIFIAALALGVRGAPAFGQAGPRIVVNGEELRLDPPAAFRRGVLFAPIDNLFAPYGASARWDLATRTAEVQGGRDVRVQFRANDTHATVNGELRPLPSPAVVVDGRLLVPVEFAYQALGAWVRWEAQENTLHVASQVLRLVFERGLWGLRLQIEATGPVRARTVTLAQPDRVVIDLLNAVSRIQTRETALQDGGIQRVRIAQFQTKPYVTRIVLDVETPLEAEVGQGSGHDLVVTFRPPRASTSLAPPTDPPRSATPALVETVAPLPPPPGPLPGHHDVQLPTPPPATPPGPAGDTPRILEVVVQREVGRIRVVVHGDRPLQYRVHELPEPDRLILDLPAVFVPVKQEIPVGGPIEVVRAAQFQADPNIARIVLQWRQRTSYQISAEEGGARLVIAVEDEPASVVRGRHVVAIDPGHGGKDPGAIGVTGLVEKDVVLDVSLRVRTVLARAGVRTVMTREADIFVDLADRVPIALRAGATVFVSVHANSNTRGVIRGSETYYLKPSGLPLATAIQEEMGRSLGIPDRGVRSANFKVLRDAPIPAALVEIGYLSNLQDEALLRTPSFRQLAAEAIGRGILRFLTTAPPPQP comes from the coding sequence ATGGCCCGCTTCGGCGCGTTGATCTTCATCGCCGCGCTCGCACTCGGCGTGCGCGGAGCGCCTGCCTTCGGTCAGGCAGGCCCCCGAATCGTCGTCAACGGGGAAGAACTCCGGCTCGACCCGCCGGCGGCGTTCCGCAGGGGCGTCCTGTTCGCTCCGATCGACAACCTGTTCGCGCCCTACGGCGCATCGGCCCGCTGGGATCTTGCGACCCGCACCGCGGAGGTGCAGGGCGGACGCGACGTCCGCGTCCAGTTTCGGGCCAACGACACCCACGCGACGGTCAACGGGGAGCTGCGTCCTCTGCCCTCGCCCGCGGTGGTCGTCGACGGCCGCCTGCTCGTGCCGGTCGAGTTCGCCTATCAGGCGCTGGGTGCGTGGGTGCGGTGGGAGGCTCAGGAGAACACCCTGCACGTCGCCTCCCAGGTCCTGAGGTTGGTGTTCGAGCGCGGGTTGTGGGGTCTTCGCCTGCAGATCGAAGCCACCGGTCCGGTGCGGGCGCGCACGGTCACGCTAGCGCAGCCAGACCGGGTGGTGATCGACCTTTTGAACGCGGTCTCCCGGATCCAGACCCGCGAGACCGCGCTGCAGGACGGCGGCATCCAGCGGGTGCGCATCGCGCAGTTCCAGACCAAGCCCTACGTGACGCGGATCGTGCTGGACGTGGAAACCCCGCTGGAGGCGGAAGTCGGACAGGGCAGCGGTCACGATCTGGTGGTGACGTTCCGGCCGCCCCGGGCGTCGACCTCCCTCGCGCCACCTACGGATCCGCCGCGGTCGGCCACGCCGGCCCTGGTCGAGACGGTGGCGCCGCTCCCTCCCCCGCCGGGACCGTTGCCGGGCCACCACGACGTCCAGTTGCCGACCCCACCTCCGGCGACTCCGCCGGGACCGGCCGGGGATACGCCGCGCATCCTCGAGGTCGTCGTCCAGCGGGAGGTCGGCCGCATCCGGGTGGTCGTGCACGGAGACCGCCCCTTGCAGTACAGGGTACACGAGCTGCCCGAGCCGGACCGGTTGATCCTGGATCTCCCGGCGGTGTTCGTCCCCGTCAAACAGGAGATCCCGGTCGGCGGTCCGATCGAGGTGGTGCGCGCTGCGCAGTTCCAGGCCGATCCCAACATCGCCCGCATCGTGCTCCAGTGGCGCCAGCGGACCTCGTACCAGATATCGGCGGAGGAAGGGGGCGCCCGTCTGGTGATCGCGGTCGAAGACGAGCCGGCGTCGGTCGTCCGGGGTCGCCACGTCGTGGCGATCGACCCCGGCCACGGCGGCAAAGACCCGGGCGCGATCGGGGTGACCGGACTGGTGGAGAAAGACGTCGTCCTCGACGTCTCCTTGCGCGTGCGGACCGTACTTGCGCGGGCCGGCGTCCGCACCGTGATGACGCGCGAGGCCGACATCTTCGTGGACCTGGCCGACCGTGTGCCGATCGCGTTGCGCGCGGGCGCCACGGTCTTCGTCAGCGTCCACGCGAACTCGAACACGCGGGGCGTGATCCGCGGCTCGGAGACCTACTACCTCAAGCCCAGCGGTCTGCCGCTGGCGACCGCGATCCAGGAAGAAATGGGGCGTAGCCTGGGGATCCCCGACCGCGGCGTGCGCAGCGCGAACTTCAAGGTGCTGCGCGACGCGCCGATCCCCGCTGCCCTGGTGGAGATCGGGTACCTATCCAACCTACAGGACGAGGCCCTGCTGCGCACACCCTCATTCCGCCAGCTCGCTGCCGAGGCGATCGGACGGGGCATCCTGCGCTTCCTGACCACCGCGCCGCCGCCGCAGCCGTGA
- a CDS encoding MBL fold metallo-hydrolase, translated as MRLTVLGRSGGYARAGEACSGYLVEDGGRRILLDLGNGVLSRLLERLDVYALDGLVLSHMHPDHVADFPSLRVALEWSHPSGSWGGHLPVMAGQDAPAYLAGYAGDDAMRCFDILRIRPGTAVDFCGFRLRFARASHPVPTYAVRIESGGCALVYTADTGPSDDVVCLAEGADLLLAEATLTDAYEHLAASVGHLTGSMAGEMAARAGVGRLLLTHFFPTSDPQESARQAQKAFGDVACAEERRTYEV; from the coding sequence ATGAGGCTCACCGTCTTGGGCCGATCGGGAGGCTACGCACGGGCCGGGGAAGCGTGCTCCGGCTACCTGGTGGAAGACGGCGGGAGGCGGATCCTGCTCGACCTCGGCAACGGCGTGCTGTCCCGCCTGCTGGAGCGTTTGGACGTGTACGCGCTGGACGGTTTGGTGCTGTCCCACATGCACCCCGACCACGTGGCCGACTTCCCCTCGCTGCGCGTTGCGCTGGAGTGGAGCCATCCGAGCGGAAGTTGGGGAGGGCACCTTCCCGTGATGGCCGGGCAGGACGCCCCCGCCTACCTGGCGGGCTACGCCGGGGACGATGCGATGCGGTGCTTCGACATCCTCCGGATCCGCCCCGGCACAGCGGTCGACTTCTGTGGGTTTCGGCTGCGGTTTGCGAGGGCGTCCCATCCCGTACCGACGTACGCGGTGCGCATCGAGAGCGGAGGGTGTGCGCTCGTGTACACCGCCGACACCGGGCCGTCGGACGACGTCGTTTGCCTGGCTGAGGGCGCCGACCTGCTGCTGGCGGAGGCCACGCTCACGGATGCCTACGAGCACCTGGCTGCCTCGGTTGGCCACCTGACGGGATCGATGGCGGGTGAGATGGCGGCGCGGGCCGGCGTCGGTCGTCTGCTGCTCACGCACTTCTTCCCCACCAGCGACCCACAGGAGTCTGCCCGCCAGGCACAGAAGGCGTTCGGTGACGTCGCCTGCGCGGAGGAGAGACGGACGTACGAGGTTTGA
- the rph gene encoding ribonuclease PH: MRADGRAADELRPCRITRRYLKHAEGSVLIELGDTRVICAATVEDRVPQWLRGSGQGWITAEYGMLPRSSRERIPREAGGKIGGRTHEIQRLIGRSLRAAVDLKNLGERTIWIDCDVLQADGGTRTAAVTGAFVALVDAIGLLHRTQALSSWPVRSFVAATSVGIVGGMPMLDLAYDEDSKAEVDMNLVMTDRGEFVEIQGTGEGRAFAREELLALMHLGESGIRRLIEIQKESLRDG, encoded by the coding sequence GTGCGGGCGGACGGCCGCGCGGCGGACGAACTGCGCCCCTGTCGGATCACCCGCCGGTACCTGAAGCACGCCGAGGGATCGGTGTTGATCGAGCTGGGGGATACGCGCGTCATCTGCGCGGCCACGGTCGAGGATCGTGTGCCGCAGTGGCTGAGGGGCAGCGGGCAGGGATGGATCACCGCGGAATACGGGATGCTGCCGCGCTCTTCCCGGGAACGCATCCCCCGCGAGGCCGGGGGCAAGATCGGAGGCCGTACCCATGAGATCCAGAGGCTGATCGGCCGATCCCTGCGTGCTGCGGTCGACCTCAAGAATCTGGGAGAACGCACGATCTGGATCGACTGCGACGTGCTGCAGGCCGACGGCGGCACCCGGACGGCGGCGGTGACCGGGGCGTTCGTTGCGCTCGTCGATGCGATCGGGCTGCTGCACCGCACCCAGGCGCTGTCCTCCTGGCCCGTCCGCAGCTTCGTCGCCGCCACGAGCGTGGGGATCGTGGGCGGGATGCCGATGCTCGACCTGGCGTACGACGAGGACTCGAAGGCAGAGGTCGACATGAACCTGGTCATGACCGACCGCGGCGAGTTCGTGGAGATTCAGGGGACGGGGGAGGGCAGGGCGTTCGCGCGTGAGGAACTCCTCGCGCTGATGCATCTGGGGGAATCCGGAATCCGTCGCTTGATCGAGATCCAGAAGGAGAGCCTGCGGGACGGCTGA
- a CDS encoding XTP/dITP diphosphatase: protein MSSHTRAVLVIATRNPGKLRELQRILDDLPFELRTLRDYPDLPVLPEEGAMYAENAVSKAVTVARWTGEIALADDSGIEVDYLEGRPGVHSARFLGDDATDEDRNREVLRRLEGVPPESRTARYRAVVAVAFPDGSVRTFEGVCEGMIARTPRGEGGFGYDPIFYVPELDRTVAELSPEEKDRISHRGQALRAARGFLAELARGS from the coding sequence GTGAGCAGCCACACACGCGCCGTGCTCGTCATCGCGACCCGGAACCCCGGCAAGCTGCGAGAATTGCAGCGGATCCTCGACGACCTTCCGTTCGAGCTGCGGACGCTGCGCGACTATCCGGACCTCCCGGTCCTTCCTGAGGAAGGGGCCATGTACGCGGAGAACGCGGTTTCCAAGGCCGTCACGGTCGCGCGGTGGACGGGTGAGATCGCCCTCGCCGACGACTCCGGCATCGAGGTGGATTACCTGGAAGGCCGGCCCGGAGTGCACTCGGCACGCTTCCTGGGCGACGACGCCACCGACGAAGACCGCAACCGGGAGGTCCTGCGGAGACTGGAGGGGGTACCCCCGGAGAGTCGGACGGCGCGCTACCGTGCGGTCGTCGCCGTCGCCTTTCCGGACGGTTCGGTGCGGACGTTCGAGGGCGTCTGCGAGGGGATGATCGCCCGGACGCCGCGGGGAGAAGGCGGATTCGGCTACGACCCGATCTTCTACGTTCCGGAGCTGGACCGCACGGTGGCCGAACTCTCCCCGGAGGAGAAGGACCGGATCAGCCATCGCGGGCAGGCGCTGCGCGCAGCCCGAGGTTTCCTGGCGGAGCTGGCCCGCGGGTCGTAG
- a CDS encoding DUF885 domain-containing protein, which produces MKSPFEQLADRTLSAHFAFYPMWASRIGLHDYDGQAGTFGPDAIDRRIRELSTFRRQLEAVDPSPLPPQHAMDRELLMIGIEREQFELEGLREFARNPIVYTHLLDVSHYIKRDYAPLDERLNRLAEHLNQFPRVVADARRNLERCPRPHAQTAVEMFEGLVEFLETDLPQAANPASDRMRTRLSEACGRAATAVGTLLRHLHDVVLPQTTDEFAIGPQRFQQMLWTGERVAMDVDELARVGEAELDRLKARCAEVARAIDGQRSPAEIVRAMAEEHPDEAELIPATRRILDELRAFLVERDLVGLPEQSDCRVEPTPPFLRWAFAMMDTSGPFEERATESYYYVTLPDPKWAPEQKEQWLRRFDYYTLTNTSVHEAYPGHYIHFLHLKRVPSRVAKVYTSYAFVEGWAHYCEEMMLEAGYGEGNPKFQLAQVLDALTRAVRYVVAVGMHARGMTVQQAARRFVEDAYLEPLPASKEAERGTFDPGYLNYTLGKLMVRRLRADCEREWAGAFRLREFHDRLIGLGAPPLPLARRALLQDPGGPLL; this is translated from the coding sequence ATGAAGAGCCCGTTCGAGCAGCTGGCCGACCGGACCCTGTCCGCCCACTTCGCCTTCTATCCGATGTGGGCATCGCGCATCGGCCTGCACGACTACGACGGCCAGGCAGGTACGTTCGGCCCCGACGCCATCGACCGTCGGATCCGCGAGCTGTCGACGTTCCGCCGCCAACTCGAAGCTGTCGACCCGTCCCCGCTGCCGCCACAGCACGCCATGGATCGGGAACTCTTGATGATCGGCATCGAGCGCGAGCAGTTCGAACTCGAAGGGTTGCGCGAGTTCGCGCGCAACCCCATCGTCTACACGCACCTACTCGACGTCAGCCACTACATCAAGCGCGACTACGCTCCGCTTGACGAGCGCCTCAACAGGCTGGCCGAGCACCTCAACCAGTTCCCCCGCGTCGTCGCCGACGCCCGACGCAACCTCGAACGCTGCCCGCGCCCTCACGCGCAGACCGCCGTCGAGATGTTCGAGGGCCTGGTTGAGTTCCTGGAAACCGACCTGCCCCAGGCCGCAAACCCTGCGTCGGACCGTATGCGCACGCGGCTCAGCGAAGCCTGCGGCCGCGCCGCCACGGCCGTTGGGACCCTCCTCCGGCACCTACACGACGTCGTCCTGCCCCAGACGACGGACGAATTCGCGATCGGGCCGCAGCGGTTCCAGCAGATGCTGTGGACCGGCGAACGCGTGGCGATGGACGTGGACGAGCTGGCGCGGGTGGGGGAAGCCGAACTCGACAGGCTGAAGGCTCGGTGTGCGGAAGTGGCCAGGGCGATCGATGGGCAGCGCTCACCGGCGGAGATCGTGCGCGCGATGGCCGAAGAGCACCCTGACGAAGCGGAGCTGATCCCTGCCACCCGGCGCATCCTGGACGAACTCCGCGCCTTCCTTGTGGAACGCGACCTGGTGGGCCTGCCCGAGCAGTCCGACTGCCGCGTCGAGCCGACACCGCCGTTTTTGCGGTGGGCGTTCGCGATGATGGACACCTCGGGACCGTTCGAGGAGCGGGCGACGGAGTCGTATTACTATGTCACCCTGCCGGATCCGAAGTGGGCGCCCGAGCAGAAGGAACAATGGCTGCGCCGCTTCGACTACTACACCCTCACGAACACGAGCGTCCACGAAGCCTACCCCGGACACTACATCCACTTCCTCCACCTCAAGCGTGTCCCGTCCCGCGTCGCGAAGGTGTACACGTCGTATGCGTTCGTCGAGGGGTGGGCGCACTACTGCGAGGAGATGATGCTCGAGGCCGGATACGGTGAGGGGAACCCCAAGTTCCAACTGGCCCAGGTCCTCGACGCGCTGACCCGCGCGGTGCGGTACGTCGTCGCCGTGGGGATGCACGCCCGCGGGATGACCGTCCAGCAGGCCGCGCGCCGGTTCGTCGAAGACGCCTACTTGGAGCCGCTTCCGGCGTCGAAGGAGGCCGAGCGCGGTACCTTCGATCCCGGGTATCTGAACTACACGCTGGGAAAGCTCATGGTGCGCAGACTCCGCGCGGACTGCGAGAGGGAGTGGGCAGGAGCATTCCGGCTGCGGGAGTTCCACGACCGGTTGATCGGTCTGGGAGCCCCACCGCTGCCGCTGGCGCGCCGGGCGTTGCTGCAGGATCCCGGCGGTCCGCTTCTTTAA
- a CDS encoding xanthine dehydrogenase family protein molybdopterin-binding subunit translates to MIGQALRRKEDVRLLTGRGRYVGDVQPPGTLHMAIVRSSHAHARLVRVDLTHARALPDIALARAAADFDPPLPRLPAVVGHPSMRHALPHVLASDVVRYVGEPIAVVVAQDRYEAEDAADLVAVDYDPLPPVVDVEAALRPDAAQLHPDEAPGNLMARVPIRVGDADAAFMAAASVVRAQLRIGRCSPQAMETRAVVAEPDLRGPRPALTVWLTTQSPHTARRILAVLLGLDEAQVRVIAPDVGGGFGAKNRFYPEYLLAARLALELGRPVKWVGDRSEDFLATYQERDQLQELELALDGQGRILGLRGRILNDNGAYDSSFGIVPPLTTAMTLPGPYRLPALSVDVVCVYTNKPPLAPYRGAGRPQGVFAIERLLDLAAAQVGIDPVELRRRNLLRPEDLPYDTGVPRRDGLGSVVYDSGDYPAMLERALAELDYPAWRERQRRARREGRFLGIGVVPYVEMSGLGPYETATVRVDASGRVQVFAGCASQGQGHETMVAQIVAHRLGVRYEDVEVTVGDTAGVPTGIGTFASRSAVAAGNAASGAATRVRDKILNLASRLLEVSPTDLEVSEGVVRVRGAPSRSLSFRQLAQLASGPNLDATRLPRQLRFSEELPPGLEATYHFDSTALNYAYGVHAAIVEVLPDLGEVRVLRYVIGHDCGVEINPQLVRGQIVGGFAQGLGNALYEFLRWDDEGQPLVRTYMDYLIPTAMEMPDLVLFHTQVPSPSNPEGVKGVGEGGTIPVPAVINAAVEDALRPFGVRLLESPLSPEAIVRAISEGSASDAPTPPPQHPASDVACR, encoded by the coding sequence GTGATCGGCCAAGCGTTGCGCCGCAAGGAGGATGTCCGGCTGCTCACCGGGCGCGGGCGCTACGTGGGGGACGTCCAGCCGCCCGGTACGCTGCACATGGCGATCGTCCGCAGCAGCCACGCACACGCCAGGTTGGTTCGCGTGGACCTCACGCACGCCCGCGCCCTGCCGGACATCGCGCTGGCGAGGGCGGCGGCCGACTTCGATCCACCCCTGCCCCGGCTGCCGGCGGTGGTGGGGCATCCTTCGATGCGGCATGCGCTGCCCCACGTCCTCGCGTCCGACGTGGTCCGCTACGTGGGAGAGCCGATCGCGGTGGTCGTGGCACAGGACCGCTACGAGGCCGAGGACGCAGCCGACCTGGTGGCGGTGGACTACGATCCGCTTCCCCCCGTCGTGGACGTCGAAGCCGCCCTCCGCCCAGACGCGGCGCAGTTGCACCCAGACGAGGCCCCGGGGAATCTTATGGCACGGGTCCCCATCCGCGTGGGGGATGCGGACGCGGCCTTTATGGCGGCGGCTTCGGTGGTGCGTGCGCAGCTGCGAATCGGCCGTTGCAGCCCACAGGCGATGGAGACACGCGCGGTCGTGGCAGAACCCGATCTGCGCGGTCCGCGCCCGGCGCTCACAGTCTGGCTCACCACGCAGTCGCCGCACACAGCCCGCCGCATCCTGGCCGTCCTGCTCGGTCTGGACGAAGCGCAGGTGCGTGTCATCGCCCCGGACGTCGGCGGAGGATTCGGCGCGAAGAACCGCTTCTACCCCGAGTACCTGCTGGCGGCGCGGCTGGCGCTGGAACTGGGGCGTCCGGTGAAGTGGGTCGGCGACCGAAGCGAGGACTTCCTGGCAACCTACCAGGAGCGCGACCAACTCCAGGAGCTCGAACTGGCGCTCGACGGCCAAGGCCGCATCCTCGGGCTGCGCGGCCGCATCCTCAACGACAACGGCGCGTACGACTCCAGCTTCGGGATTGTGCCTCCCCTGACCACGGCGATGACGCTTCCGGGGCCATACCGGCTGCCGGCCCTGTCGGTGGATGTGGTCTGCGTGTACACGAACAAGCCGCCCCTAGCGCCCTATCGGGGCGCCGGCCGGCCGCAGGGCGTGTTTGCAATCGAGAGGCTGCTGGACCTGGCTGCAGCCCAGGTCGGCATCGACCCTGTGGAACTGCGCCGACGAAACCTGCTCCGCCCCGAAGACCTCCCCTACGACACCGGCGTGCCGCGGCGCGACGGTTTGGGCAGCGTCGTCTACGACAGCGGCGACTACCCGGCGATGCTGGAGCGCGCCCTAGCCGAACTCGACTACCCTGCGTGGCGCGAGCGGCAACGCAGAGCGCGGCGCGAAGGTCGGTTCTTGGGCATCGGCGTGGTGCCCTACGTGGAGATGTCGGGCCTCGGTCCGTACGAGACCGCCACGGTAAGGGTGGACGCCTCAGGGCGCGTCCAGGTCTTCGCGGGCTGCGCGTCGCAGGGCCAGGGCCACGAGACGATGGTGGCGCAGATCGTCGCCCATCGCCTCGGTGTCCGTTACGAGGACGTCGAGGTCACGGTCGGCGACACAGCCGGAGTCCCGACCGGGATCGGCACGTTCGCCAGCCGGTCCGCCGTCGCCGCCGGCAACGCGGCCAGTGGCGCAGCCACACGGGTGCGGGACAAGATCCTCAACCTGGCGTCGCGGCTGCTGGAGGTTTCGCCGACGGACCTCGAGGTATCGGAAGGCGTCGTGCGGGTCCGCGGCGCGCCGTCTCGGTCGTTGTCGTTCCGCCAGTTGGCGCAACTGGCCTCCGGGCCGAACCTCGATGCCACGCGCCTGCCGCGCCAGCTGCGCTTCTCCGAGGAACTACCGCCTGGGTTGGAGGCCACCTACCACTTCGACAGCACAGCGCTCAACTACGCCTACGGGGTACACGCGGCTATCGTGGAGGTGCTGCCGGATCTGGGGGAGGTGCGCGTCCTGCGTTACGTGATCGGCCACGACTGCGGTGTGGAGATCAATCCCCAGCTCGTCAGGGGCCAGATCGTCGGCGGGTTCGCGCAGGGGCTGGGCAACGCCCTGTACGAGTTCTTGCGGTGGGACGACGAGGGGCAACCGCTGGTCCGCACCTACATGGACTACCTGATCCCCACCGCCATGGAGATGCCGGACCTGGTCCTCTTTCACACGCAGGTGCCCTCGCCCAGCAACCCGGAGGGCGTGAAGGGGGTGGGCGAGGGCGGGACGATACCGGTGCCGGCGGTCATCAACGCAGCGGTGGAGGACGCCCTCCGTCCGTTCGGAGTTCGCCTGCTCGAAAGCCCCCTGAGCCCCGAGGCGATCGTCCGGGCCATCTCCGAAGGTTCCGCTTCCGATGCACCGACCCCGCCGCCGCAGCACCCCGCCTCGGATGTCGCATGCAGGTGA